In the genome of Tsukamurella paurometabola DSM 20162, the window GTGCTGGTGGTCTCGCGCACGGAGGACGCCAAGTCCGGCAAACTCCGCCCGGCACTGTTCCTCATGCCCACCGATTCGCCGGGGCTGCAGAAGACCAAGATCCCCATGGAGGTGGGACTCCCCGAATCGCAGTGGACGTTGTTCTTCGACGATGTCCGGCTGCCCTCCGAAGCGCTCGTCGGTGAGCCGGATGCCGCCATCGCGCAGCTGTTCGCGGGGCTCAATCCCGAGCGGATCATGGCCTCCGCCGGTGCGGTCGGCTCGGCGCGCTACGCCATTGATCGGGCGGTGGAGTACGCCAAGGGCCGCACCGTCTTCAAGGTCCCGATCGGCGCGCATCAGGCGATCGCCCATCCTCTCGCCGAACTCAAAGTGGAGACCGAGCTGGCGAAGCTGATGCTGCAGAAGGCCGCCACGCTCTACGACGCCGGCCAGGAGTTCGCGGCGGCCGAAGCCGCGAACATGGCGAAGTTCGCCGGCGCCGAGGCCGGGGCGAAGGCCGTCGACCGTGCGATCCATTCGCTCGGCGGTAACGGCCTCACCACCGAGTACGGTCTGGCCCAGATGCTGGTGGCCTCACGCCTGTTCCGGATCGCGCCGGTGAGCCGGGAGATGGTGCTGAACTTCATCTCCGAGCACTCACTCGGCCTACCGAAGAGCTACTAGGAGTACCCGTGACCGACGCTCCCCTGGTGCGGTACGAGGTACGCGACGGCGCCGCATACCTCACGATCGACAGCCCGCACAACCGCAACGCGATCTCGCAGCGGCTGCTCACCGACCTGCGGGCCGGTATCGACCGCGCAGGTATCGATGACACCGTCCGCGCCGTGGTACTCACCCACGACGGCGGGACCTTCTGCGCCGGTGCCGATCTCAAGGAAGCGGCCGCGAGCGGTGCGGGATCGGACCCGAAGTCGCGCACGCTCGCCATGATCGATGCGATGCGGGGTGTCATCGAATCTCCCAAGCCGGTGATCGCACAGGTGAACGGCCACGTCCGGGCAGGCGGCTTCGGCCTCATCGGTTCCTGCGATTTCGTCTTCGCCGGACCGGAGTCGACCTTCGCCGTTACCGAGACCCGAATCGGCGTGGCACCCGCGATGGTCTCGCTGGTACTGCTGCCGCACCTTCCCTCGCGCGTCGCCTCGTCACTGCTGCTCACCGGTAGGAAGTTCGACGCGATCGAGGCGGCGAGCCACGGCCTGATCACCGCTGCGGTCGACGATCCCGAGGCCGCGGTGGCGGATCAGCTCGCTGAACTGCGACTGTGCAGCCCGCAGGGTCTGCGCGAGACCAAGCAGATCCTGTGGCACGACGTGCTCGCCTCGTTCGACGAGCGGGCCAACGCCCTGGGCGACCAGTCGGCTCGCCTGTTCGGCTCGCCCGAATCGGTGGAAGGCATGACCGCGTTCCTGCAGAAGCGCGCGCCGAGCTGGGCCGAGCCCGCGGCCGCGCACTAGGCTGAGCGGAATGAGCGCCCTCCGCCCGCCGATGCGGGCACCCCAGCAGTCCCGCAGCCGGGAAACCCGGCAGCGGCTGCTGGAGACGACGATCGCCTCGCTCGCCGACCGCGGCTGGGGTGCGACCACCGTCGGCAGCGTCGCCCGGCAGGCGGGCGTGTCACGCGGGGCCGCACAACACCACTTCCCCACCCGTGAGGATTTGATCTCCGCCGCGCTGGAGTACATGGGCGAGCAACGGATCGAGCACGCCCGGCAAGCCGGGGCCGCGGTGCCCGACGGACCCGAACGCCCGTTCGCGGTTGCCCGGCTCATCGTGGAGTACTACACGGACGATCTGTTCAAGGCGGCGCTGCATGTGTGGACCGCGGCCGCGAGCGACGATGCGCTCCGGGAACGCATGCTGCCCTTCGAGAACCGGCACTCGCGAGAGGTGTTCGGGCTCGCGATGACGCTGCTGGGCTTCGATCGTGACGACGAACAGGGCCGCCGCGCCGTCCAGGCGACGCTCGACCTGGCGCGCGGCCTGGGCCTCGCGGATCTGCTGTCCGACGATGCGGAACGTCGTGAACAGGTGGTCGAGTTCTGGGGCGCCCAGCTGGCCAATCTCGCCGCCGCGCGCTAATCAGGCCTTGTCCAGATAGTCCTCACGACTACCGCCGAGGATCACCGCGTTCATCTCCCGCAGCGCTCCATGACCTTCCAGTTCGGGGTCCTCGTCGATCACCTCGAAGGCGAATGCCCGGGCGGCGTCGAGAACGTCGCCGTCGTTCGCGAGGTCGAGGAAACTCAGGCGCCGCGCGAGGCCGGACTGGTCCACGCCGAGGATATCGCCGAAACCGCGGTGCTCGAGGTCGAGCTGTGCGAGGGCGAATCCGTCGACGGTGCCCGCCACCGACTCCAGCCGCTCCATGGTGCGCGCCGACGGGGTGTCGGTCACCAGTAGGCACAGCCCCGGCAAGCCGCCACGTCCGACACGGCCGCGCAGTTGGTGCAACTGGCTGATACCGAACCGCTCAGCGTCCATCACCACCATGGTGGTGGCATTGGCGACGTCGACACCCACTTCGATCACCGTGGTCGCCACCAGCACATCGATCTCGCCGGCCGCGAATTCGGCCATGACGGAGGCCTTCTCCTCGGCGGGCAGACGGCCGTGGAGCAGGGCGATCCGGTGCTGTCCGAGTTCACTTCCGACGAGCTGGTCGTACATGTCGATCGCCGACGTCATCTTCGGCTGCTCGCTCTCGGCGGCGTCCTCGCCCCCGGCATCACCGCGGTCCTTCTCCCGGCGCACCGGGGCAGCGACCTGCTCGAATTGGTAGTCCTCGTCGGTGAACGACGTCTTCGCCTGCTCGCCCGAGGGGTCATCACCGATCCGCGGGCACACCACGTACACCTGGCGGCCCGCGCGGACCTCCTCGTCGACCCGGGCCCAGGCCCGATCGATCCACCCGGGCCTGCCCTCCGGGACCACCGACGTCTGGA includes:
- a CDS encoding acyl-CoA dehydrogenase family protein, producing MTVSMDVIESEERVALRKTVSELGRKFGPEYMREKIASGEGPTELWKAAGDLGLVGVNIAEQYGGGGAGMYELGIVGEELAAVGSSLLMLVVSPAINGTIISRFGTEEQKQRWLPGIASGETIAAFAITEPDAGSNSHRITTTARRDGDDWIISGQKTFISGIELADVVLVVSRTEDAKSGKLRPALFLMPTDSPGLQKTKIPMEVGLPESQWTLFFDDVRLPSEALVGEPDAAIAQLFAGLNPERIMASAGAVGSARYAIDRAVEYAKGRTVFKVPIGAHQAIAHPLAELKVETELAKLMLQKAATLYDAGQEFAAAEAANMAKFAGAEAGAKAVDRAIHSLGGNGLTTEYGLAQMLVASRLFRIAPVSREMVLNFISEHSLGLPKSY
- a CDS encoding TetR/AcrR family transcriptional regulator translates to MSALRPPMRAPQQSRSRETRQRLLETTIASLADRGWGATTVGSVARQAGVSRGAAQHHFPTREDLISAALEYMGEQRIEHARQAGAAVPDGPERPFAVARLIVEYYTDDLFKAALHVWTAAASDDALRERMLPFENRHSREVFGLAMTLLGFDRDDEQGRRAVQATLDLARGLGLADLLSDDAERREQVVEFWGAQLANLAAAR
- a CDS encoding enoyl-CoA hydratase family protein translates to MTDAPLVRYEVRDGAAYLTIDSPHNRNAISQRLLTDLRAGIDRAGIDDTVRAVVLTHDGGTFCAGADLKEAAASGAGSDPKSRTLAMIDAMRGVIESPKPVIAQVNGHVRAGGFGLIGSCDFVFAGPESTFAVTETRIGVAPAMVSLVLLPHLPSRVASSLLLTGRKFDAIEAASHGLITAAVDDPEAAVADQLAELRLCSPQGLRETKQILWHDVLASFDERANALGDQSARLFGSPESVEGMTAFLQKRAPSWAEPAAAH